From the genome of Neorhodopirellula lusitana:
TCGAATCTCCTTATACCCATGATTCACAGGCTTCCATCATCACTCCGTTCACGCTTACGTCCTAGGGAGAATTCTATCTCCATCCTAATCGTCGATGATACAGAATCGATTGTTCACCTACTGACCCATTTCCTCGCTGGGATCGCCGATAAAATTCAAGTCGCGAGAGATGGTGAGCAGGCGGTCGAACTGGTGTCCGATGCGTCGGAAGCGGACGAACCCTACGACGTGGTCCTGATGGACTTGCAGATGCCCAACAAATCGGGGCTGCAGGCCGCCAAGGAGATCCGGGATCAGGGGATTGATGTTCCCCTAATTGCGATGACCGCCGGTGGTTTGCCGGCCGAAGATTGCGTGAAAGCCGGCTTCAATGGCTATGTGACAAAACCGTTCGACCGTAAGAAACTGGTCAAGTTCATCACTGGATTCGTTAATTAGGAAGCGTTGCTGCTGCTAGCCACTGCCATGATTCTAAGTTGTTAACTTCGACGCAACGCTCAATAGTAGTCCAGCATCTATCGGCTTGCTAAGGTAGTCATTGCAGCCGCTTTCGATACACCGGTTCATATCGCCGTGCATTGCGTCAGCGGTTAATGCAATGATGGGACCGGCAAATCCAAGTTGTCGCAGCTGTGTGGCGGTTTGGTAGCCATCCAGCTTGGGCATCTGCATGTCCAACAGCACCATGTCAAAGACCCGGCTCGATGTCATCGCCTGTTCGACGATCTCGATCGCTTCTTGGCCGTCTTCCGCCTCCGTCACTTCGGCACCGGCCCCCGACAAAATTCGTTTGCTCAAGAAGCGAATGTCGCGACTGTCGTCGACAATCAAGATGTG
Proteins encoded in this window:
- a CDS encoding response regulator, whose protein sequence is MIHRLPSSLRSRLRPRENSISILIVDDTESIVHLLTHFLAGIADKIQVARDGEQAVELVSDASEADEPYDVVLMDLQMPNKSGLQAAKEIRDQGIDVPLIAMTAGGLPAEDCVKAGFNGYVTKPFDRKKLVKFITGFVN